In Pedobacter sp. W3I1, one DNA window encodes the following:
- a CDS encoding S9 family peptidase, which translates to MIKRLLLRLSIACIALCALIDAKAQNINWAKDGNSYYEVTRNGEIISITLPKNDRKTIISRALLTPAGKNDAIPVRSFQLSDDGSKALIYTNSKKVWRYDTRGDYWLADLTSNKITQIGKDRPASSLMFAKLSPDGSKVAYVSKHNLYVENIDGTGAKALTTDGTDRMINGTFDWVYEEEFDCRDGFRWSPDGKSIAYWQLDATKIKNFLMINNTDSIYPYTIPVEYPKVGENPSACKVGVVDIATAKTNWLNVPGDHIQHYIPRMQWVPNSNDIILQQLNREQNESIVFVCNASTGSAKAVYTEKAKAWIDAQDEWKWLNDNKEFTIVSDKDGWNHLYRISLDGKKETLVTKGNYDVIDVKLIDVKNNMVYFLASPTNATQKYLFKTKLDGKGKLEQVTPSVLPGTHNYDISPNAAFTRHSYNSSLVEPITEWMNFTTGNPFTMDGSITTQLAKQAATKNKVEFFKVTTEDGIEMDGWMKKPDNFNPDKKYPVVFYVYGEPASATALDTYGAGRNRLYAGDMAKDGYIYISMDNRGAPLPKGSAWRKSIYKNIGVINIRDQAMAAKKLLATHTYMDKDRVAVWGWSGGGSSTLNLMFQYPEIYKTGIAIAAVGNQLTYDNVYQERYMGTPFPSKEAYIKGSPITYAKNLKGNLLYIHGTGDDNVHYQNAEMLINELIKNEKVFQLMSYPNRTHSISEGEGTGKHLSLTYTKFLKENCPPGAR; encoded by the coding sequence ATGATTAAAAGATTATTATTAAGATTATCAATTGCTTGCATAGCATTATGCGCGCTAATTGATGCAAAAGCTCAAAATATCAATTGGGCAAAAGACGGTAACTCCTATTATGAGGTTACCAGAAATGGGGAAATTATTTCTATTACACTACCTAAAAACGACCGGAAAACCATTATATCAAGAGCATTATTAACGCCAGCTGGAAAAAATGATGCTATTCCGGTAAGAAGTTTCCAGTTATCAGATGATGGTTCGAAAGCACTAATCTACACCAATAGTAAAAAAGTTTGGCGTTACGATACACGTGGAGATTATTGGTTGGCAGATTTAACTTCCAATAAGATCACTCAAATTGGAAAAGATAGACCGGCTTCATCTTTAATGTTTGCTAAATTATCGCCAGATGGCAGCAAGGTTGCTTATGTAAGCAAACACAACTTATATGTAGAAAATATTGATGGAACTGGAGCAAAGGCCTTAACCACAGATGGTACAGACCGGATGATTAACGGTACTTTCGATTGGGTTTATGAGGAAGAATTTGATTGTCGTGATGGTTTTAGATGGAGTCCGGATGGCAAATCTATTGCTTATTGGCAGCTGGATGCGACGAAGATCAAAAATTTCTTAATGATCAATAATACAGATTCTATTTATCCGTATACTATTCCTGTAGAATATCCAAAGGTGGGCGAAAATCCTTCCGCTTGTAAAGTTGGTGTGGTTGATATCGCAACAGCCAAAACAAACTGGTTAAATGTTCCCGGAGATCATATTCAGCACTACATTCCGCGTATGCAGTGGGTACCTAACAGTAATGATATTATTTTACAACAGCTAAACCGCGAGCAAAACGAAAGTATAGTATTCGTTTGTAATGCGAGTACAGGATCGGCAAAAGCTGTTTATACCGAAAAAGCTAAAGCCTGGATTGATGCACAGGATGAGTGGAAATGGCTAAATGACAATAAAGAGTTTACCATTGTATCTGATAAGGATGGCTGGAACCACCTGTATAGGATCAGTTTGGATGGAAAAAAAGAAACATTGGTTACCAAAGGCAACTATGATGTGATTGATGTAAAATTGATCGACGTAAAAAATAACATGGTTTATTTTCTGGCATCACCAACAAATGCTACTCAGAAGTATCTTTTTAAAACCAAGTTAGATGGCAAAGGTAAATTAGAACAGGTTACGCCTTCTGTTTTACCAGGAACACACAATTACGATATTTCACCTAATGCTGCTTTTACCCGCCATTCGTATAACAGTTCGCTTGTTGAGCCAATTACAGAGTGGATGAACTTTACTACAGGGAATCCATTTACCATGGACGGGAGCATTACTACGCAATTAGCTAAACAAGCAGCAACTAAAAACAAAGTTGAGTTTTTTAAAGTAACTACTGAAGATGGAATTGAAATGGACGGTTGGATGAAAAAGCCTGATAACTTTAATCCAGATAAGAAATACCCTGTGGTGTTTTATGTTTATGGTGAGCCTGCTTCAGCTACTGCATTAGATACTTATGGTGCAGGGAGAAACCGTTTATATGCCGGCGATATGGCTAAAGATGGTTATATCTATATTTCAATGGATAATAGAGGTGCACCCCTTCCAAAAGGAAGCGCATGGCGTAAAAGTATTTATAAAAATATTGGTGTGATTAATATCCGCGATCAAGCTATGGCCGCTAAAAAATTATTGGCTACCCATACTTATATGGATAAAGACCGCGTAGCTGTTTGGGGCTGGAGCGGAGGCGGTTCTTCTACGTTAAACTTGATGTTCCAATATCCTGAAATTTATAAAACAGGTATTGCAATTGCAGCGGTTGGTAATCAATTAACCTACGATAATGTTTATCAGGAACGTTATATGGGCACGCCTTTTCCAAGTAAAGAGGCATATATTAAAGGCTCTCCAATTACTTACGCTAAAAACTTAAAAGGTAATTTATTGTACATTCATGGTACAGGCGACGATAATGTGCATTACCAAAATGCCGAAATGCTGATTAACGAGTTAATCAAAAACGAAAAGGTTTTTCAATTAATGAGTTATCCAAACCGCACCCACAGTATCTCTGAGGGTGAAGGAACTGGCAAACATTTATCGTTAACTTATACTAAGTTTTTAAAAGAAAACTGCCCTCCGGGAGCAAGATAG
- a CDS encoding DUF4412 domain-containing protein translates to MFKSIKTSVVALILVSTAIIAHAQKKIAEGTLVFAVTANGTTTDIKTKFNGSLTKIEIENGPAMVNIISNTADKTGLLLIDVPVAQKQFAVKVSKTETEAQEALLPKYSDYKATGEKQTIAGFNAEKYTYKDDKGGAHELWATKDVDIAAITNGGFFKGLGALPVKYSAVINGVNSDLVLKSLSEAKVGVINTEIPTGYEVVTMDELKAMQGGGE, encoded by the coding sequence ATGTTCAAATCAATCAAAACCAGTGTTGTAGCTTTAATCTTAGTAAGTACTGCTATAATTGCCCATGCACAAAAGAAAATTGCTGAAGGTACTTTGGTATTTGCCGTAACGGCTAATGGTACAACAACCGACATTAAAACTAAATTTAATGGTAGCTTAACCAAAATAGAAATTGAAAATGGCCCTGCCATGGTTAACATCATTTCAAATACGGCAGATAAAACCGGATTATTATTAATTGATGTTCCGGTAGCTCAAAAACAGTTTGCAGTAAAGGTGAGCAAAACAGAAACAGAAGCACAAGAAGCTTTATTGCCAAAATATTCTGATTACAAAGCCACTGGCGAAAAACAGACAATTGCTGGATTTAATGCTGAAAAATATACCTACAAAGATGACAAAGGTGGAGCGCATGAATTATGGGCAACTAAAGATGTTGATATTGCTGCAATTACCAATGGTGGTTTCTTTAAAGGCTTAGGTGCACTTCCTGTAAAATATTCGGCAGTAATTAACGGCGTAAATTCAGACCTGGTTCTAAAATCTCTTTCTGAAGCCAAAGTTGGTGTCATTAACACTGAAATTCCTACGGGTTACGAAGTAGTAACTATGGACGAATTGAAAGCCATGCAAGGTGGTGGTGAATAA
- a CDS encoding enoyl-CoA hydratase/isomerase family protein has translation MENLVLYQVAERIATITINRPEKRNALNPQLIAELTAAFIKASEDDQVKVVILNANGDAFSAGADLAYLQQLQYNTFEENVADSNHLKTLFTTIYYLPKVVIAQVEGHAIAGGCGLATVCDIVFATPESNFGYTEVKIGFVPAIVSCFLKQKVSESIAKEILLTGKTFSAEQALKYNLINFVTNSSDIHQKVREFALSLCTESSGNSLMITKQLITQTVNPHLEKSLETAVQINARVRESEDFKKGISSFLKKEKINW, from the coding sequence ATGGAAAATCTGGTTTTATATCAGGTTGCTGAAAGAATAGCAACAATAACTATCAATAGGCCCGAAAAAAGAAATGCGTTAAACCCTCAACTTATCGCTGAATTAACTGCTGCATTTATAAAAGCATCAGAAGACGACCAGGTAAAAGTGGTCATATTGAATGCAAATGGCGATGCTTTTAGTGCTGGTGCCGATTTAGCCTATCTTCAACAATTACAGTACAATACATTTGAAGAAAATGTGGCTGATTCTAATCATTTAAAAACGCTCTTTACAACTATCTATTATTTACCAAAAGTGGTTATTGCACAGGTAGAAGGTCATGCCATTGCCGGTGGCTGCGGTTTGGCAACTGTATGTGATATCGTTTTTGCTACCCCTGAAAGTAATTTTGGCTATACCGAAGTAAAAATTGGTTTTGTACCTGCTATTGTTTCTTGTTTTTTAAAACAAAAGGTAAGCGAATCCATCGCTAAGGAAATTTTACTGACTGGAAAAACCTTTTCTGCGGAGCAGGCATTGAAATATAATTTGATAAACTTTGTAACAAATTCATCCGACATTCATCAAAAAGTAAGAGAATTTGCGTTAAGTTTGTGCACAGAGAGTTCGGGTAATTCATTAATGATTACCAAACAGCTGATTACGCAAACTGTTAATCCACATTTAGAAAAGAGTTTGGAAACTGCAGTTCAGATTAATGCCCGGGTAAGAGAAAGTGAAGATTTTAAAAAAGGGATTTCTTCATTTCTGAAAAAAGAAAAAATTAATTGGTAA
- a CDS encoding ComEC/Rec2 family competence protein: MFKAEYIFVRILFPFISGICIFYFFPALVYIQWLTLTLLVILLSILFLNITYKRFYIYRYKGAIGILIYILFFSLGGLFCLLNNESLNQNYFAKTGCNYLKVWVENEPQQSSSIVRFKAKIVSGYQKDKQISLSGQLLLTVKLDGLKPIKLKYGDELMISVKYTEVEPPYNPAEFDFKAWLASQNIYHQAFINQDHIVSTKNSVGNPVIKMALNLREKQVARYRSLIKNDEAFAVASTLILGYRADLSKETLSAYSKTGTIHALSVSGAHVAIIYVVLDFLFFFLNKNRALRIVKLLFICTLIWGYALLTGLSPSVVRSAIMISILITAKVLSKKTNSYNVLAFSAFCQLVYNPFLIWDVGFQLSYLAVFGLIYLQPKIYNLLYTEHHWLDKLWSFTAMSLAAQVVTFPLSIYYFHQFPLYFLFANLFITIPLILMMYLGILVLIPSFGFLAPVFEWIINFTNAVLKWIANLPYASFSSIWINLPEFVLLSLSLGLFIYALTKFNKRFLFSSLLLFVCYQLLVVYDDLKNFHQRKIIFFSLRKNYAAAFIHGKEAVLVSDLNSKDKNYNFSIEPALTQLQLNKIYVINFKKDTVLGEFVLRNNQIAFFQYRILLIDENLNDKKMNGKATFSSIWLSGNTKFNLSKMDVDIKYKTAIIDATNKDYKIQILKKYMENIDTDVHILKKNKAYLVQLTQ; the protein is encoded by the coding sequence ATGTTTAAGGCTGAATATATTTTTGTCAGGATCCTGTTTCCTTTTATTTCAGGCATCTGTATTTTTTATTTCTTTCCTGCTTTAGTATATATTCAATGGTTGACCTTAACCCTGCTTGTAATTTTACTGAGCATTTTATTTCTAAATATCACCTATAAAAGATTTTATATATATCGTTACAAAGGTGCTATTGGTATTTTAATTTATATACTGTTTTTTAGTCTTGGCGGTTTGTTTTGCCTGCTCAATAACGAAAGTTTAAACCAAAATTATTTTGCAAAAACGGGGTGCAACTATTTAAAAGTTTGGGTAGAAAATGAACCTCAGCAAAGTAGCAGCATCGTGCGTTTTAAAGCAAAGATAGTATCTGGATATCAAAAAGATAAACAGATCAGCTTATCGGGCCAGCTGCTTCTTACCGTTAAATTAGATGGCTTAAAACCCATCAAACTAAAGTATGGCGATGAATTGATGATCTCGGTTAAATATACAGAAGTAGAGCCTCCATATAATCCTGCCGAATTTGATTTTAAAGCCTGGCTGGCTAGTCAAAATATTTATCATCAGGCATTTATAAATCAGGATCATATCGTTAGTACCAAAAATAGCGTTGGAAATCCAGTTATAAAGATGGCCTTAAACTTAAGAGAAAAGCAGGTAGCAAGATACCGGAGCTTGATTAAAAATGATGAAGCTTTTGCTGTGGCCTCTACTCTTATTTTAGGTTACCGTGCCGATTTAAGTAAAGAAACTTTATCGGCGTATTCCAAAACCGGAACCATCCATGCTTTATCGGTATCAGGAGCGCATGTAGCTATTATTTATGTCGTTTTAGATTTTCTGTTCTTCTTTTTGAACAAGAATCGGGCATTAAGGATTGTAAAACTGTTGTTTATCTGTACGTTGATTTGGGGATATGCTTTATTAACCGGATTATCTCCTTCTGTCGTTCGTTCGGCTATAATGATCAGCATTTTAATTACGGCCAAAGTTTTATCGAAGAAAACCAACAGTTATAATGTTTTGGCCTTTTCAGCATTTTGTCAGCTGGTTTACAATCCATTTTTAATCTGGGATGTTGGGTTTCAGCTCTCCTATCTGGCCGTATTTGGACTAATTTATCTTCAGCCTAAAATTTATAACCTCCTTTATACTGAACATCATTGGCTAGACAAGTTATGGAGTTTCACTGCTATGTCTTTAGCCGCACAAGTGGTCACCTTTCCATTAAGCATTTATTATTTTCATCAATTCCCACTCTACTTCCTTTTTGCGAATCTTTTCATCACCATTCCATTAATACTCATGATGTATTTAGGGATTTTGGTATTAATCCCATCATTCGGGTTTCTGGCTCCGGTTTTCGAATGGATAATAAATTTTACAAATGCTGTATTAAAGTGGATTGCCAATTTGCCATATGCTAGCTTTTCGTCGATATGGATTAATTTGCCTGAATTTGTATTATTGAGCTTGTCGCTAGGTTTATTCATTTATGCCTTGACGAAATTTAACAAACGATTTTTGTTCTCTTCTTTACTGCTATTTGTTTGTTATCAACTTTTAGTTGTGTACGATGATCTAAAGAACTTCCATCAAAGGAAAATCATTTTCTTTTCACTAAGAAAAAACTATGCGGCAGCTTTTATTCATGGGAAAGAAGCTGTTTTGGTTTCAGATTTAAATAGTAAAGATAAAAACTATAACTTTTCTATTGAACCGGCATTAACCCAATTACAGTTAAACAAGATATATGTTATTAATTTTAAGAAAGACACCGTTTTAGGGGAGTTTGTATTAAGGAACAACCAAATCGCCTTTTTTCAGTATAGGATACTCTTAATTGATGAAAACCTAAATGATAAAAAGATGAACGGAAAGGCTACTTTTTCAAGTATCTGGTTAAGTGGAAATACTAAATTTAATTTATCCAAAATGGACGTTGATATAAAATATAAAACTGCAATAATCGATGCCACTAATAAAGATTATAAAATTCAGATCTTAAAGAAGTATATGGAGAATATTGATACAGATGTACATATTTTAAAGAAAAATAAAGCATATTTGGTACAACTAACCCAATAA
- a CDS encoding helix-hairpin-helix domain-containing protein has translation MKIWYALLLVFFPYSFFPKNHLGVRLSASDSNWLLQANPFRNTLFCSREMVTSWVVDLYNKFLTGGGYAFKILIVAFVMIGFMANAQTNTQETDISDILESMAENLPDDYDMTELIDVLEKYRKHPINLNRTSVEELKTLVFLSPLQIGNFFVHIKENGQLADVLELQSIDGFDIKTVQTLLPFVTLTNIAEYQQLSFKNIVHAGENDLMMRFAQTLQKQKGYTDLPGNRYLGSPERFQMRYRYQYSSILSAAITLDKDAGEKFISKPFDFYSGNIALFKLGKLKKLVVGDYTLQFGQGLTLWSGFSFGKGPDVTSVAKKDLGLRPYNSTNEYSFFRGGAATINLLKNIDITPFVSFRNLDASQKLDSEGNLVQATINQTGLHRTPTEIKNKGVLAQSVFGTTVQYAKNEFAVGAIAYHTNYKNRFITQTAAYDRYSFTGKSLTNLGLFYNYTYKNMYLYGEAAKGLGGGFAYINGVLISLSPTVSAALTYRDYAKDYHSFFNQAVSESSEAVNEKGLYAGLNVNPNKHWAFSFYGDYFRFPWLKYRVDEPSKGYEVLAQAVYIPSKTFKILVRFKTEHKQQNTDLDVPVNFLDYVKREGYRTEANWQLNNNWRFQNRLEISQYKKGSANREFGYLVYQDVDYSPMFAKLTGNVRFAYFNTPSYNSRIYAYEDDVLYSFAFGMYNGKGFRTYLNLKYNVVKKLNVWVRYGLFVYKDVETVGTYLDEIKGNKKSEVKIQVRYQF, from the coding sequence ATGAAAATATGGTATGCATTGTTGCTTGTCTTTTTCCCCTATTCTTTTTTTCCCAAAAACCATTTGGGTGTCCGTTTATCTGCATCAGATAGTAATTGGTTGCTGCAAGCAAATCCTTTTCGAAATACACTGTTCTGTAGCCGGGAAATGGTAACCTCATGGGTTGTCGACCTTTATAATAAATTTCTAACTGGAGGTGGCTATGCGTTTAAGATCTTAATTGTTGCATTTGTAATGATTGGATTCATGGCAAATGCTCAAACCAACACACAGGAAACAGATATAAGTGATATTTTGGAGAGCATGGCTGAAAACCTCCCCGATGATTACGATATGACCGAGTTGATTGATGTATTAGAAAAATATCGTAAACATCCAATCAATCTGAATCGCACTTCAGTTGAAGAATTAAAGACTTTGGTTTTCCTGTCACCCTTACAGATTGGTAATTTCTTTGTACATATAAAGGAAAATGGTCAGCTTGCAGATGTGCTGGAATTACAAAGCATTGATGGTTTTGACATTAAAACTGTCCAAACCCTGCTTCCATTTGTAACGTTGACTAATATCGCTGAATATCAGCAGCTCAGTTTTAAAAACATTGTGCATGCTGGTGAAAATGATTTGATGATGCGCTTCGCGCAGACCTTACAAAAACAAAAAGGTTATACCGATTTACCCGGGAACCGGTATTTAGGCTCACCAGAAAGATTTCAGATGCGTTACCGATATCAATATAGCTCAATTCTATCGGCAGCCATAACTTTAGATAAGGATGCCGGAGAAAAATTTATCAGCAAGCCTTTTGATTTTTATTCAGGGAATATCGCACTATTCAAATTGGGTAAGTTAAAAAAATTGGTAGTTGGCGATTATACGCTACAGTTTGGACAGGGCTTAACCTTATGGTCGGGTTTTTCTTTTGGTAAAGGTCCTGATGTAACCAGCGTAGCTAAAAAAGATTTAGGTTTAAGGCCTTATAATTCTACTAACGAATATTCCTTTTTTAGAGGAGGCGCTGCAACGATTAATTTATTAAAAAATATAGACATTACTCCTTTTGTTTCGTTCCGCAATCTTGATGCCAGCCAAAAATTAGATTCGGAAGGAAATTTAGTCCAGGCAACGATTAATCAAACAGGGTTGCATAGAACGCCTACTGAAATTAAGAATAAAGGTGTTTTGGCACAAAGCGTGTTCGGCACTACAGTTCAATATGCCAAAAACGAATTTGCTGTTGGTGCAATTGCTTATCATACTAATTATAAGAATCGTTTTATTACGCAAACTGCAGCTTACGATCGGTATAGTTTCACAGGCAAATCGTTAACCAATTTGGGTTTATTTTATAATTATACGTATAAAAACATGTACCTCTATGGCGAAGCCGCTAAAGGTTTAGGTGGTGGCTTTGCCTATATTAATGGGGTACTCATTAGTTTGTCGCCAACAGTTTCTGCAGCTTTAACCTATCGCGATTATGCTAAAGATTATCACAGTTTTTTTAATCAAGCCGTATCCGAATCGAGCGAAGCGGTAAATGAAAAAGGATTGTATGCAGGTTTAAATGTTAACCCAAATAAACATTGGGCCTTTTCTTTCTACGGCGATTATTTTCGGTTCCCCTGGTTAAAATACCGGGTTGATGAGCCCTCAAAAGGTTACGAAGTTTTAGCTCAGGCCGTTTATATACCCAGCAAAACCTTTAAGATTTTAGTTCGATTTAAAACCGAACATAAACAACAAAATACCGATTTGGATGTTCCTGTAAATTTTTTAGACTATGTAAAAAGAGAGGGTTACCGGACAGAGGCAAACTGGCAATTGAATAATAATTGGCGCTTCCAAAACCGGTTAGAGATTTCTCAATATAAAAAAGGAAGTGCCAATAGGGAATTTGGTTATCTCGTTTATCAGGATGTAGATTATTCCCCGATGTTCGCTAAGCTAACAGGGAATGTAAGATTTGCCTATTTCAATACCCCGAGTTATAACAGTAGAATTTACGCCTATGAAGATGATGTTTTATACAGTTTTGCCTTCGGGATGTATAATGGGAAAGGTTTTAGGACTTATCTCAACCTGAAATATAATGTGGTGAAGAAACTAAATGTTTGGGTTCGATATGGCTTGTTTGTGTACAAGGATGTAGAAACTGTAGGTACTTATCTGGACGAAATTAAGGGCAATAAAAAATCAGAAGTTAAAATTCAGGTGCGCTATCAATTTTAA
- a CDS encoding MerR family transcriptional regulator, with translation MPYKERDINKMYYTMGEVTEMFNVNASQIRFYEKEFDILQPKKNKKGNRLFTPEDIENLKIIFNLVDEKGFTLKGAKDYLKNNKTGVRENQKIIDSLEKLKGFLVNLAEEL, from the coding sequence ATGCCGTATAAAGAAAGAGACATTAATAAAATGTATTATACCATGGGCGAAGTGACTGAAATGTTTAATGTTAACGCATCGCAGATCCGTTTTTACGAGAAAGAATTCGATATCCTGCAGCCCAAAAAAAATAAAAAAGGCAACCGTCTTTTCACACCAGAAGACATTGAAAACCTAAAAATCATTTTTAATCTGGTTGACGAAAAAGGTTTTACACTAAAAGGTGCTAAAGACTATTTGAAGAATAATAAAACAGGTGTTAGAGAGAATCAAAAGATTATAGATTCGTTAGAAAAACTGAAAGGTTTTTTAGTAAATCTGGCCGAAGAACTGTAA
- the alaS gene encoding alanine--tRNA ligase — MTAKEIRQAFLSFFESKQHHVVPSAPIVVKNDPTLMFTNAGMNQFKDLFLGEAAIKYTRVADTQRCLRVSGKHNDLEEVGIDTYHHTMFEMLGNWSFGDYFKKEAIAWSWELLTEVYKIPKEKLYVTYFEGDEKEGLEKDQEAYDLWKQYVDESHILPGNKKDNFWEMGDTGPCGPCSEIHVDCRTDEEKAAVDGATLVNADHPQVIEIWNNVFMQFNRLKNGSLQSLPAKHVDTGMGFERLVRVLQEKTSNYDTDVFQPMIQFIAEKSGIKYGTDEKTDIAMRVMADHIRAISFVIADGQLPSNNKAGYVIRRILRRAVRYAYTFLNFKEPFLNQLVPLLAEQFKGVFDELISQQDFVQKVVLEEEISFLRTLSTGIQRFEKYQATNDVVEGAFAFELSDTFGFPIDLTELMAREKGWSVDLLGYEQALKKQKDDSRAATAIDTSDWIVVNTEEQSEFVGYDDLEIETEILKYRKVKAKGKEQYQIVLRQTPFYAESGGQVGDTGRLEDHSRQFWVDITDTKKENGLTVHFTDILPDNLEGKFWAVVDEDKRILTEDNHSATHLLHAALKQVLGKHVNQKGSLVNADYLRFDFSHFAKVTDEELAQIEVIVNQKIRQNIKLKEQRNVPYQDAIESGVTALFGEKYGDFVRMITFDDHFSKELCGGTHVKATGQIGSFKIVSESAVAAGVRRIEAITADKAEQYFLDQRKELGHLKALLNGSKDLSAAVQALLDENAKLKKEIEKSTIERVNTLKHEIVHHVRGINGINLIAKHIDLQSAEAVKNLAFSLKDMVDNLFLVFTTEIDGKPGITVMLSDHLVKKGLNASNIVRELGKEIQGGGGGQPFYATAGGKNPSGLKVVLEKAESFIPHH; from the coding sequence ATGACAGCAAAAGAGATTAGACAGGCATTCCTTAGTTTTTTTGAATCGAAACAACATCATGTTGTTCCTTCCGCACCGATTGTGGTTAAAAACGACCCCACTTTAATGTTTACCAATGCGGGTATGAACCAATTTAAAGATTTGTTTTTAGGGGAGGCGGCCATAAAATATACTCGTGTTGCTGATACCCAGCGTTGTTTACGCGTTTCGGGTAAGCATAACGACCTGGAAGAAGTGGGTATTGATACCTACCACCATACCATGTTCGAAATGTTAGGTAATTGGAGTTTCGGCGATTATTTCAAAAAAGAAGCCATTGCATGGAGTTGGGAATTATTGACCGAAGTTTACAAAATTCCGAAAGAAAAATTATATGTTACCTATTTCGAAGGTGACGAGAAAGAAGGTCTGGAAAAAGATCAGGAAGCTTACGACCTTTGGAAACAATATGTTGATGAAAGCCATATTTTACCTGGAAATAAAAAAGATAATTTCTGGGAAATGGGCGACACCGGGCCGTGCGGCCCGTGTTCTGAAATTCACGTAGATTGTCGTACCGACGAAGAAAAAGCTGCTGTTGACGGTGCTACCCTGGTAAATGCCGATCATCCTCAGGTTATCGAAATCTGGAATAATGTATTTATGCAGTTTAACCGTTTAAAAAATGGTTCATTACAAAGTTTACCCGCTAAACACGTTGATACCGGAATGGGTTTTGAGCGTTTGGTACGTGTTTTACAGGAAAAAACTTCTAACTACGATACCGATGTTTTCCAACCGATGATTCAGTTTATTGCAGAAAAATCTGGTATTAAATACGGTACTGATGAGAAAACCGATATTGCCATGCGCGTAATGGCCGATCACATCCGTGCCATTTCTTTCGTTATTGCCGATGGTCAGTTACCTTCTAATAATAAAGCGGGTTATGTAATCCGCAGGATTTTACGTCGGGCCGTACGTTATGCTTATACTTTCTTAAACTTTAAAGAGCCTTTCCTAAATCAATTGGTTCCTTTATTGGCTGAGCAATTTAAAGGGGTATTTGATGAGCTGATTTCACAACAGGATTTTGTTCAGAAAGTGGTACTGGAAGAAGAAATTTCTTTCTTAAGGACTTTATCAACAGGAATTCAGCGTTTCGAAAAATACCAGGCCACCAATGATGTGGTTGAAGGGGCTTTTGCCTTCGAATTATCAGACACCTTTGGTTTTCCGATCGATTTAACAGAATTAATGGCTAGAGAAAAAGGCTGGAGCGTTGATCTGCTTGGCTACGAGCAGGCCTTGAAAAAACAAAAAGACGATAGTCGTGCCGCAACAGCAATAGACACAAGCGATTGGATTGTGGTAAATACCGAAGAGCAGAGCGAATTTGTAGGCTACGATGATTTAGAAATTGAAACCGAGATATTAAAATACCGTAAAGTTAAAGCCAAAGGTAAAGAGCAGTATCAAATTGTGCTGCGTCAAACACCTTTTTATGCTGAAAGTGGTGGTCAGGTAGGAGATACCGGACGTTTAGAAGATCATAGCCGCCAGTTTTGGGTAGATATTACCGATACTAAAAAAGAAAATGGCTTAACCGTTCATTTTACTGATATTTTACCTGATAATTTAGAGGGTAAATTTTGGGCTGTTGTAGATGAAGATAAACGTATTTTAACTGAAGATAACCACTCAGCAACACACTTACTACATGCAGCCCTTAAACAGGTTTTAGGTAAACATGTTAACCAGAAAGGTTCGCTGGTTAATGCAGATTACCTGCGTTTTGATTTTTCTCACTTCGCTAAAGTAACCGATGAAGAATTAGCACAGATTGAAGTAATTGTAAACCAGAAAATCAGACAGAACATTAAGTTAAAGGAACAACGTAATGTTCCCTATCAAGATGCTATTGAAAGTGGCGTAACAGCATTGTTTGGCGAAAAATATGGCGATTTTGTTCGCATGATTACTTTTGACGATCATTTCTCCAAGGAACTTTGTGGTGGTACGCACGTAAAAGCTACCGGGCAGATCGGTTCATTCAAAATTGTTTCTGAAAGTGCTGTTGCCGCGGGTGTTCGCCGGATCGAAGCCATTACTGCAGATAAAGCAGAACAGTATTTCTTAGACCAGAGAAAAGAACTAGGACATTTAAAAGCATTACTAAACGGAAGCAAAGATTTATCGGCAGCTGTTCAGGCTTTACTGGATGAAAATGCAAAACTTAAAAAGGAAATCGAAAAATCGACAATAGAACGTGTAAACACCTTAAAACATGAAATCGTACATCATGTAAGGGGAATTAATGGCATTAACCTGATTGCTAAACACATCGATCTGCAAAGTGCCGAGGCCGTTAAAAATCTGGCTTTCTCTTTGAAAGATATGGTTGATAACCTGTTTCTGGTTTTTACTACAGAAATTGATGGTAAACCAGGAATAACCGTCATGCTTTCCGATCACCTGGTTAAAAAAGGATTAAATGCTTCAAATATTGTGCGCGAATTGGGTAAAGAGATTCAAGGTGGTGGAGGTGGACAACCTTTTTATGCTACGGCAGGTGGTAAAAACCCATCAGGATTAAAAGTTGTGTTGGAAAAAGCTGAAAGTTTTATTCCTCATCACTAA